The sequence below is a genomic window from Lolium perenne isolate Kyuss_39 chromosome 4, Kyuss_2.0, whole genome shotgun sequence.
AGAACTGAGAGATGAGGAAAGATATGGTCTTTATTTTGCCTTAGAAGTAATCAGAAGAAGAGATGGAGGTTTTACGAAAGAGGATAAGCAACTCATAGCAGAAATGCTCAACACAAGTATACGAACAGTCGAAAGGGTGTGGAACTTAGGCAAGAATCAGATTGCAGAAGGGAAACGAAGAGTTGATGTTTCGAACCAAAAGAAGGGTCATGTTGGCCGTAAGAGAATAGATTTGGGCCTCTCGAGGGTACCGACAATCCCACTTAATAAAAGGAGGACGATCCGATCTTTAGCGAAGGACCTAGGTGTTAACCGCACAACCTTACACCGAAGGTTTAAGTGGGGTGAGCTGAATCGACACACTAACACCCTGAAGCCGTTGTTGACAGAAGCAAACAAGGTCCAGAGAATGAAATTCTGCCTCGCTATGCTCAATGAGAACTCTTTGCCATCTCCCGAGCCAACATTCAAGGTTATGGACGACATGGTCCACATAGATGAGAAATGGTTCATTCTGAGTAGGGTGAAGAACACATACTACCTGCTCCCCAAAGAACCTAAACCCTTGCGCACAGTGAAGAACAAGAACAACATCGCCAAAGTGATGTTCTTAACTGCGGTTGCTAGGCCGAGGTATGGTGAAGGTGACATAGTCACGTTTGATGGCAAGATTGGAACTTGGGCATTTGTAAAGGAAATTCCAGCTGCTAAAAAAAGTAAGAACAGAGAAAAGGGGACAATCGAGGTAAAACCCATAAAAGTTACCCGAGATGTCATGAGGAACTATCTCTGCGAGCTAGTGATTCCTGCCATCCAGGACAAGTGGCCTGATGAGGATGTAGGAAGAACAATCTTCATCCAGCAGGACAATGCCAAACCTCATGTCCTCCCTAATGATGAGGGTTTCCGACAGGCCGTAGCACAGACTGATTTGGACATCAAGTTGTTGCAGCAACCTCCAAACAGTCCGGACCTAAATGCTCTAGATCTAGGCTTCTTTAGGTCTCTGGAGTCTCACACCGATACAAGAGCACCAAACAATATTCGAGAGTTGATAGAAGGTGTGGAGGAAGAATATAATAACTACGAGGTCGACAAACTCTCTCGAACCTTCGTGACACTCCAATCATGTATGATTGGGGTGATGGAAAATGGAGGAGGGATAGACTATGAAATCTCTCACATGAATAAGAACCGCCTCCAGGCAGAACGTAGTCTAGGAATCCCTCTAACTATCTCGGCGGAGCTACTTGTAAAAACTAAAGACCTTATCAAAGCAGCAGAGGTAAAGATTCAGATAGactaatttgaatttcaaatctaACTAGTGTTGCTCATACAATTTGTTTTTCGAAATTAATGCAGGTGCAAGCTAAGCAACAATCAGCGCCCATTCCTAAAATTAAGCAGCGAAACTCCCATAAAAAGGAAAATAAGGAAGTTTCCATTTCATTGAGGAAACCCCATTTAGTGGTATGTAACATAGTACTCCTAGTGTAATATGTTAGTGTTCATTTGTTATTACTTTGTAACACTCCTTTGTGCAGGGAGCTGGTCTTCGGAATATGGGCAACACGTGCTTTCTAAATGCAATTCTTCAATGCATGACTCATACTGTCCCACTATTTCAGAAAATTCGTTGCACTGACCACTCCAGTCCATGCTCATGTATGTATTGTTTCTCCTAACGGCATGATTTCTCCTAATGGCTTTGCTTTGCATGATATGTTCTACTCTTACCATGTAGATGATGAAATTGGGTTCTGTTCTTTATGCGCCCTAAAAGCACAAATGGAAGAATCAATTCAAAGCCCTGGGTCTGTTTTAGTGCCAGCAAGGTTCAAAAATAATTTAAGCAGTATCCTTTGGATTGACGATATGTTTCCTCTGCTTTATTTAAGTTTGGTGAATTTTTTACATACTGTCAATTCCTTAACAAGATTTACAAGAATTATCTCCAGCTTTTATACCAGGACAACAAGAGGATGCACATGagttattaagttgcttgctggaaAATTTGTATAAGTGTACCCTTGATGCCAAATCAATTGATGGGGAAAGTATTGTCGAGCAGGTGTTTGGAGGTAGACTGAAAAGCCTGGTATGTACCGTACTTCTTATTGCTTAGTTGTGTTCAAACTACTATGGCTTATTTGGAGTAATACAATTCTCTTCATATACTGTAGTTGACATGCCATGATTGCGGTCACTGTTCAGAGACATTTGAGCCCTTTCTTGATATCAGCTTGGAGATCGATCAGGTTCATGACCTTGTTGCTGCATTGGAGTCTTTTACTAAGGTGGAACAATTAGGTGATGCTGAGAACAAGCTAAAATGTGAAAGTTGTAATGGCCAAGTGTGTAAGGACAAACAGCTTGTGCTTGATACAACACCAGATGTGGTAGCATTTCAACTAAAGCGCTTCACAGTTACCCTTGATGGTTACATTGAGAAAATTGACAAACATGTGGCATACCCATCACAACTTGATTTGCAGCTATTCCACACTAACCCAAACAAAGAGGTGAGCTACATGTGCACCATTCGATGTGCACCATTCTTGGTTTATCGATGAAGCATATTTTGATGTTTTTCTTGTATTTTAACATGCATCAGGGCCAAAAATATGATTTGTATGGCGTTGTTAAGCATTCTGGCTTGCCTAACTTTGGCCACTACATGTGCACCATTCGTTGTTCACCAACTAGTTGGCACTTGATGAATGACTCACTTGTAAGTGCTAGTACTTAATTGTTCTTTCTTTTTTCATGGCACGGATATTTTCACCTTATAACATATATTTTCACTTGCAGGTTGATTCAATTACTGAGACAAGTGCACTAAACCAAGAAGCATATCTACTCTTCTATATTAGGCAGGGCATGTTTCCATGGTTCTCAAGTTTGTTACAGGAAGCTAATAGTGGTGTCCCTAGTGCTACCAAGAGGATGTACCCTGTTAATGACCATAATGTGTTTGCCTTTGAGAACTTGGGTAAGGTTTATTTCCAATTATAATCTGCTTGAAACCAAGAGGAGTACATTTGCAGTAACTAATCAATACCTTTCTGCAGTGACTGAACATCAAACGAATATGAAGAAGCAAAAGGGTGCATATTTGTCTACATCTTCCGAAAGCTCTTCCCTGGATCAGAATGCATCACGGCTACCGACGGGCATGACGTCTGTAAAAAGAAAATGTGGTCTCAAAAGATTAGATTCACCAAATGTGGTGCTTTGTTGAAACAAAGGCTGCATCACGGTTCATAGACAGACTACTAGACCTTGTACTCTTATTAGATAGACTACAGAGAAGCATTGATGTTTGAGGACAGCATACTATGATTGGCTATTTACAGTAGCACGGTAGGATGGTGTTAGcactagatttcagtttcccaccgCACCATGTCCTCCGAGCCCATTAACCTGCCGTTGGTACTCAGGCTGTACACGGTTAAAAACAAAGCGGCCCCATTAACCTGCTGTTCAGTCATTTATCTTTGCAATGAGTTTTTGGACAAGATTGATTTCCTTGGTGGACACAagttcaaagcacaacaaatactCCAAGATTTTACCTAGATGACAGAATAGTGCTTTCTTGGTATAGTTCCAAGATTCAGAAAATAGTCTAAGTGAATTAATAGTGCTTTCTTGGAGTACTTTTGTTGGAGTAGTTTATTTCAGTTTCTTGGTTAAATTAACTGCATTAGTTAACTGAAAATAGTCCTTCAACATCAATGAATTAACTGCATTGCTCTTGTTGGAGTACTGTAAACTAGGGAGTAGTTTATAAGAGAGTCAACACTTCACAAGTACTCCTAGTTTAACAGAGATAAACAGAGATTAAAATAAACACATACAGTAGTCCTAGTTTGCATCATATTTCAAGGTTGAGTTCCAGAGCTATAACCTCAACATCAGTAATCTTACAAGGAGTACAGTATTTTGGTTCTACTTTTAGGAGATCAACCATGCTGCTGCTAGTGAATTGTGGGCAGAGTGCAAGGACAGTCTGATCTGCTTAGCTAGAGTTACATACAGCTGATGAGTTCTCCAAAACACCCAGGGAGCAGACAATAGTGCAAGCTACAAGCTGATGAGTATGCATGCTTGTGAGTATGGCAACAGTTCATCGATGGAAACCATCAATTTGAGGGAACGCTACAGCCACAAGCAAAAAACACTCAGAGCCACAAGACGCACCTGAAGAACCGAACCTCCAATTGGAGCTCCTCCGCTGCCACGCCATTGGagctccgccgccgccacaaGAAGCACCATCACTGCTGGTGATTGgagctcctccaccaacaacctcgaCTGGATCTCCGCCGTGCCTCCACCACCGAGCAAAATCCCCATTTTGAGCTCAAGCTCGGGGGGATGCAGCACCATCACCCGATTGGAGCATCGCCACCGCAATAGGATCTCCGCCAGACACTAGCACCACTTGATCTCCGCCgtgccgtcgccaccgccgtgccagtccgtcgccaccgccaccgggagCAAAATCCCAATTTTTAGGACCTCCTCGGTGGGCACGGGGGGATGTGGACGCGCCGATGCGATAGAAGGAGAGAGCGCCCGCGGAGAGAGAGAAGGAGAGGGCGGCGACGTCGCGCGCAAGGAAAAGGGCGTGGGGCGGAGGAGGGAGAGGCGCCGTCGACGGCAGCGACGATGTCGTcgccaggaagaggaggagggtgcGGGGCAGATGGGCCGGAAACTGGTCGGGAGAACGACGGGGGTGTTTTCGTAAAAATGGCATTCCGACATCTAATTcgtgacggagggagtattaggtatagatatattctctttatcaaaaaaaaaaaaatctgctgGCTGGGTCGCACGATCTTGGTCAACCACCGCGTCGGCTTACGCATGTGGCCCTCGGATGCCGGACCGTACGGACGACACCGTTTGATAATTCTACCGAGAAGATCGACGAGCGGATCCATCAAGTCATCCCTATGATTAGATTATATTAGACTAGCCCGTTGAGTACTGTACACACTGGTACTGATCGGCCGGCCGGGCAGCCTCACATGGCCCTTCACCCGTAACTCCACATGCGTCGCCGTCCTTGCGTGGCCGAGCGCCGCCGATGGAGCCAACGTGTTGACAACCGCCGCGCCAGGTTGCGGCGACTCGCGGCGGATGCCGATCGATCCATCCCAAGTCGTGACTTGAACATGTCTGCCATGTGCCGACCGAAAAGTAACCTTGAGAAAATGGATTGAGTAATTAACGACGACATCTCGTATTGCTGCCCTTTTTTTCCAAATGGAACTGGTTGCGAGCTGTTTGGACATGTGTGATGTGAGACACTGCTAAAATATTGTGCTGCCGATAGCATAAGGCTTGCTCGGTTAATCCATTTGCCAAGTGAATTACAGAGGATTAGCGAGAATTTTAACATTGAGGATAAGATTTAATCCCATGCATGTCAATCCTGTTCAATTCCTATTCCCAAGGAAATCGAACAAGGGCTAAAGAGGATCTATCTATTTATCATCGACCCGACAAGTTTTAAGTCATGTTTTTGTGCCCGACATGCGCGTACGGTCAAGCACCTAGTGTTAACAGAGCTGTGTGCTTACAGAATTGGGTAAGAAAAATGCCGCTATAGTAGGCTAACAACTGCACTATATATCTTGCTTCCACTGAATAAGGACTATAAATTTATTTAAAAATTAAAGCTTACAATGTTTGACTGAATATAAATAAGAAAATATTAACATCTACAACATGAAACAAGTATATTGTGAAAATATTTAGCAGATAAATTTAAGACATCTATTTATGAACAGGGGTAGTAATATTAATTTGGTATtgtaaatgtttatttttttatctataataatattggtcaaacttagAGAAAATTAACTTTTGAGTAAATCTATACGTCACGGAGCGGAGGATCGTAGTAGGTACGATGCATGCAAAGTCCCTATTCATAAATACAATGCATGCAGAGTCAATTTTGCAAAGTCAATTGTATTGATCGACTAAAATGCAAAAACTAATATACAATTTGTGGTGTACTGTCCCGATTCAAGTTCAATGTGTGTACAGTACTGATGTCATCAGGGTGCCCATTCTTTGCACAAATGATGGTCACTAGTGGAAGGCAGGGGCGGAGCCAGGAAATAATTTTAGAGGGGGCGAAGATGTGCTAATTGGAGAAATATTGTTTTCTAAGTGGGGGCAAATCACTATTTAGCATGGCATATTACAAAGAAagtgaaaattgagtgggggaagctgccccccttggcttacATGCTGCATCCGCCCCCGGTGGAAGGTTGTTTCATTGTTGAACCGTGCCTACGGAGAACATACAATCTCACAAAAAAGTGAGCAAACGACTCGTGATGCATAATGGCTTTCTCCTTAGAGTTGTCTCGTAGCACTTCACATAAGATCTGGTAAACTAGACTGATACAACATGTTGACCATTTTTTGACAATATGCAAATGCGATTGCAACGCTTGAGATTAAAGGTCAACTTACGGTGTACGCATATTTTCATTCTACATGTGGGGCTAAAACAAAGCAAATATGGAGGTTTGAAGTAACACGATCATCAAACCACACTTCTTGCATTCTCCCTCTCGCTTCATTGCCCTTTGTTGTAGCCAAGAAATTGGAAAATATAAGCCAAACAATGAACCCGCATGAATATCTTAATTCTGGGGATCTATCGGTAATTCCTGGCGCCTTCTATGCCCACATATATCAAACTTAAAAACCTAATTTGTAGAGAGACACCAAATAGTTCATGCGATCGAATGGATACTTCCAAGACAAAACTAAAATGAGAAACAAGCAATTCATCCCATTTGCTTAAGGAATCCTACTCCTTATAAATGACTTAGGTAGTAGGACACGACATGAAGTCGTGGGTCCTTCGGTAGGTAGATACCTAGGAGTCCCTTGGTTATCAGTTGTCTCCTCGGTAGGTCAGCATATATGAGAAACTAGTTAAATTCACGTGCTTCGCCACGGCTCAACAAATTTATCCAGTTGGTCGAAAATCATATGTATGGAACTAAAAGACTCAATTGTAAGAAGAAAAATTTATGGAAATTCCATTAGTATTAGAGCGTCAAATGTATGAAATGCCCTATGCAACTCATTTTGGTTGTATGACTGGTTACCAGTTTCAGGTGTACGGAAAACTAAAACCAAAGTTGTAAAATCTAGAGTGAAGGAACCATTGGATTTGTCATAGGTAACGCCTACTTTTTGTGATTTCTCCCACTGCCAGGGTCTTCACAATTTTACTCATTTTTTTGGATTTCTGATAGTGCAAGTAGAGCAAGTTTTCTGGGTTTTGGATAGTGCAAGCAGAGCAAGCACATAGTAGTATTTCCTTTTGCCGCCGCACATCAGAGGACGCACTGGCCGCGAGGGAGCCGAGGAGGCGTCGGCTGTCGGGAGCGGAGGGGGCGCAGGCCACCGCGGAGCCGAGGATGCGCCGGTCGCGGCTGCTCCTCCGTGTGTGTCTCTGTATCCTCGATGCCGGACACTGATGGAATGCGAGACAAAGTGATTAGATAGAGAATAGCATGTTGGAGAGAGAAAAGCACGAAGGAGACTGTTCCAGAGATACATGATGCTCGGGAATGGATTAAATTTAGTCAAAGTCGTGCACTATTTCAGCTAAAGTCACCCGGCCAACAAACAAATACATCCTAGAAAACAAAAGGGAAGAAAGGAGAGCAGGAACATAGAAATCGCACGGGCCCCCGGAATCGCACACCAGAAAAAATCAGCGAAAAGCTGACTATCAAATGGAATACGTGTCAGCATGAGGTTAATTCAGAAAGAACTTCAAAATTATGGAAAAAATATGTTGGATGCCCTTTAATATATTAAATTGATTCGCTAGCGAGATTGCAGCATCGGGCCGGTAGGGGAGATGGATAATATTCGTTGTGTTCGGCTACAGAGAATATGGAATTTGATGCTACAGCCGTCACACGCCAAAAAAGCGGAGAGACTGGTTTTTGTCCCGTGCCGTGGCATTTAACAGTTAATTTGTGAGAAGTGTGACATCGCAAGAAGTGTGGCATTGCATGTTTTACattaatagtaaagatttatcAATCCTTTAAATGATGATGAATTTATTTTTATCTTTTCAGTTTAAAGGGGAGAAATGTTGATCTTGTGAACTATATACCAATATTATGATGATGCATATGAACAACACAATTAGTTATTACAAAGTTCATGAAAAAGCCTAATGATTTTCACTCCATCATAAAATAAAAGGCGAGCAAAGTATAGGCAATGTCGCTTAGTGTGTATCTGATACGTGTAGTTTACATCATCAATGTCGCTTAGGCCGATACAACACATTAACCCATTTTGTTACAATATCCAAATGCGATTGCAACGCTTGAGATTAAAGGTCGATTAACGACGTTCGTATATTTTCATCCTACATGTGGGGCTAAAAAAAAGCAAATATGGAGgattgaagtaacatgatcatcaATCCACGTCTCTTGCCTTCTCCTTCTCTCACTTCGTTGTCCATTGTTGTAGGCAAGAAATTAGAAACTATAAGCCAAGCGGAGCACCAACATGAATGTCTTAATTCTAGCGATCTATCGGTAATTTCTGGCGCCTTCTATGCCTATATATATCAAACTCATAAACCTAATTTGCAGAGAGACAACAAATAATTCATGCCATGGAATGGATACTTCCAAGACACAAGTAAAATGAAAAACAAGCAATTCATCCATTTCTTAAGGAATCCTACTCCTTatataggacttaggtagtaggacatgacatgaagtcgttGGTCCTTCGGTAGGTCTATACCTAGGAATCATTTGGTTATGAGTTATGTCCTCGGTAGGTGAACATCTGTGAGAACTTTATCAATCCTTTAAACGACAATGAATTTATTTTTAGCTTTTCAGTTTAAAGGGGGATAAGTGTTTGTCTTGTGAACTATTTACCACGATTATGATGATGCATATGGAAAACATAattaatttttaaaaattcatgaaAAAAGCCTAATGGTTTTCACTCCATCATAAAAGAAAAAGGCGAGCAGGATAGGCAATGTCGTTAGTGTGTATCATACCAACCAGAATGGATCACTAGTCCTGCACGGCCCGAGCCATAAGTACACAAGACCTTGAATGTTGCATTGCATGTGTTGGCATCATCACTAATATCAGCAAACAAAAAAATGATATATTTGTGTCCATTTTTATTTGTTTGGCTTGGATCATGAATTAGGTTAGCATTTGATGGATTTTACTTCCACATATCTACAACATTAAATACAATCAGTTTTCATTATGCATATAAATATTATAATCTACGTTAGCACAATAATGAACCATCAAAGTTTATATTCATATGTACCTCTAACTCACTAGGCTAAAATCTAGAAAATACGAAAATGATTGGTTTGATTTACAAACTAAATGAATCTAAAACTTACAAATATGTTAAAACTTAAAATGAAATGAATTATTCGATTTCCATGAAGTCAACGTGCATGGAATAACAAGTATAGGAAAAGTTGTTGACAGGACTAAGACAGACAAGAGCATCGTATGTTTCACTTTGCAGGAATAAAGTCAATATATAATTTCAAGTATGTGATTAGACATAGCTGTTGGGCAAAAGTAATGGCAAGTAGGTGAA
It includes:
- the LOC127347724 gene encoding uncharacterized protein, whose amino-acid sequence is MVKGTRGVQDNKRKRINNKTRLQYDDPLILSNDYMNEQIDGGKLYMLVSKRKKAPLSAKDVWRYSRMRQEDIFSKPLIHMRLGFPRMRVHCDKMQEQQRGKDAIIDLNLSPSHQMLEQHRVHNVVIDLNLSPSHQMQVHERGKDVVIDLNLSPSQQMQVKDRGKGDETMLEQDRGKGDETMLEQDRGKGDETMLEQDRGKGDEMMLEKDRGKELRDEERYGLYFALEVIRRRDGGFTKEDKQLIAEMLNTSIRTVERVWNLGKNQIAEGKRRVDVSNQKKGHVGRKRIDLGLSRVPTIPLNKRRTIRSLAKDLGVNRTTLHRRFKWGELNRHTNTLKPLLTEANKVQRMKFCLAMLNENSLPSPEPTFKVMDDMVHIDEKWFILSRVKNTYYLLPKEPKPLRTVKNKNNIAKVMFLTAVARPRYGEGDIVTFDGKIGTWAFVKEIPAAKKSKNREKGTIEVKPIKVTRDVMRNYLCELVIPAIQDKWPDEDVGRTIFIQQDNAKPHVLPNDEGFRQAVAQTDLDIKLLQQPPNSPDLNALDLGFFRSLESHTDTRAPNNIRELIEGVEEEYNNYEVDKLSRTFVTLQSCMIGVMENGGGIDYEISHMNKNRLQAERSLGIPLTISAELLVKTKDLIKAAEVQAKQQSAPIPKIKQRNSHKKENKEVSISLRKPHLVCTLDAKSIDGESIVEQVFGGRLKSLLTCHDCGHCSETFEPFLDISLEIDQVHDLVAALESFTKVEQLGDAENKLKCESCNGQVCKDKQLVLDTTPDVVAFQLKRFTVTLDGYIEKIDKHVAYPSQLDLQLFHTNPNKEYLIVLSFFMARIFSPYNIYFHLQVDSITETSALNQEAYLLFYIRQGMFPWFSSLLQEANSGVPSATKRMYPVNDHNVFAFENLVTEHQTNMKKQKGAYLSTSSESSSLDQNASRLPTGMTSEINHAAASELWAECKDSLICLARVTYS